The genomic DNA AACAACAGAACCATTATCAGAATCTAACAGTATGAATACACTACCATCTAAATAAGAAAAAAGATAAACTGCTCCTACTGCCAAAGCAAAGACAACGATAATCCAAAACAAGTATTTTAACATTGCTCATTACCCCCTTTATTCACTCTGTTAATTTCACAGGTTGTGGGGAAGTACCACTTCCATTTATTTTTTTATCAGAATCAACTAAATCACTAAAAGTTTTCTCTGTAGTTTCATCTTTTTTTATGTGTTTCTCTATGTTATTTGTCTTACTTTCAAGAGAATGCTCTGCGTCTGGAACAGATGCTTTCGTTTCATTCTTATCCTGTTTTCCACTTAAATTAGAATCAGCCCCCCCAAAAGTGTCAGGATACAATACAGTAGTTCTTTCAGATGGCATTACTATCTGATTACTTTGTAAAGATTTAAGAATAGAAATGGATCTATTCATTAAATCAGTGTTAGGAACAACAATATTTAGGTCAGATAACTCATCAATTGATGTGATAAAATTTTGTACTTCTACCGAATCAAGATCAAAATATTCCTTAATCGAACCCTTAATAGTATCTAAATATTGAGTATAGGCATCTTGTTGTCGTTGCAGTAATGCCAACCTAACATTCAAGAGCTGTAATTTAATATTTTCTCTAATAAAAAATGCTTGCTCTGGAGAAATTAACAGTGGATCAGAACTATTAAGATGCTTAACCTGTATTCCACTCTTAATGGTAGAAATAAAGTCACCCCATAGTCTCGCATAATATGAACCATTCACAGAACGCTCAATTTTTTCCGTACTTGTAGTATTTTTTAACATGGAATCCACAATTAATGACAAACTATCTACCTTTGAGGTTAACACATCTAATTTGATAAGTGCACCTGACATATCTACCACTTGGGCAGATTTTAAATGATCTATGTCTGCTGCTATACTTTTCTTCAAAGGAATAAGTTCAGGATAATCAAAAGATTTAAGCCTCTCCTCTATATAGCTCAAAGAGTCAACTGCTGCTTCTACATTTCCTGTATTAATTAATTGTAGTATTACAATACCCAGACCATACTCAGTTTCATTCAATAACCACTGATAACGACTTTTTAACAATTCACTATATGAATTATCCAAATTTAAAATGGCTTGTTGCTGGCCTTGTATTACCCTTGTTAGCTCAGTATAATCGTTATGTAACGCGGTAAGTTGTTCATTTTGAACATTATTTTGAACATTAATTACTTCTGGTATTTTTTCTTGGCTGCTGGCTAAATTATTCTTTTGTGCTACTGGTGCAGATCCTAACACTAGTTTTCTTTGTATGTCAGTATAATACTCATTTGTTGCCAAACCTATGACCCCCAACAAGCTGACAATCGACACAAATAAAGCTAAAAAAGCAATCCCCCTACCTGTTTTCAGGTGCTTTGGTTTGGAATTTAATTCTTTTTTAGAACTTCTATCCTGCATTTGATTTGAATCATTCATAAAACTATTGCTCCAAAGTATATTTTAGAATACAACCACAAAATTTCCTACTAATAATACCCTATGACAATGAGGGAAAGAATTATTCTATCATAGAATATACCTTTATTATGTAGATATCATAAGCTTATAGGGAACATTATATAATAGGACTAATGATTCTAAAAAATATATCATCCATCACAGTGCTTTTTTATTTTCTTGACTACCTGCTTTGACTCTGAAATCAAACTAAAAGACAAATTAGTATTGCGCTTAAATTCTCCCATCAAAAATGCACCCAATATTAAGAAATAAGGCTTCATTCTAACCAAAATATTCTGTCCATATAGAAAATGAATAACAAAAATATTACGATACATGTAATACCCCTTCCAAGAACACAAGGCTTCCTCTTGGTTAAACTCTAATTGCCTTATGATCTTTGCATCCCTTACCAAATAAATACTATACCCACATAAACGGATTCTTTCCGCATAATCAACATCATCTCCTGAAATAAAATATTCAGAATACGGAAACCCAACTTGGTCGACAATGCTTTGATGAAACACAACTCCCTCAAAAGAAAAGTTATCAATTAATAATAATTCAGGTAAATCTTCTCTATTTTTATACCTATCAGTAACTTGAGAACGTTTAGGTTGGATATAAAAAGGATTAGAAAGATTATACTCAAGTGCAGAGTACTCTGTTAATTGACCTTGTCTATTTTCTCTGGTAGCTACTAAAACCTTTTTATCAGAATATTTGAGTAAGCAACTAAGACAGTTTTTCACAGGAACAACATCATCATCCATCACCCAGATCCAGCTATGTCCATCATCATATGCTTGCTTAACACCCAGGTGAAATCCTCCTGCGCCGCCTAAATTAACTTCAGAACGAATATATCGAATGAGTCCAGGTGACTTACTGTGTACAACATCATAAGTATGATCATCACTTGCATTATCAATAACATAAATAGTCATCTGCCCAGTAAAATCCTGTTCTAATAATGCATCTAGTGTGCTACTTAATAGGTCAGCACGATTATAAGTCACCACTACAATACCAACAGATATCATTTTATTTATATCAACTCAAAAACTCTTGATGATGTGAAAAATCTTTTTGTATGCCATGTTTTACCCCTTTTAAACCAATCTCTAATTTCTCTCTACTAGGTTGTGTAAAAGTATAAAACCAAATAAGCTTCAATATAAATACCACCGCCGCTAGTTTCCCTTTGTATTGCAATAAATTAGCCGTATTGTTGCGACTCATGCAATATAGTTTCACTTTAGAAGGTGTGTCATTAAACCTAATCCTGCCAAAAAACATAGGAACCCCTATTTCTCTGTTCCTTGGATGATAAAAAATTGAACGAGTTACAGTAG from Neisseriaceae bacterium includes the following:
- a CDS encoding glycosyltransferase gives rise to the protein MISVGIVVVTYNRADLLSSTLDALLEQDFTGQMTIYVIDNASDDHTYDVVHSKSPGLIRYIRSEVNLGGAGGFHLGVKQAYDDGHSWIWVMDDDVVPVKNCLSCLLKYSDKKVLVATRENRQGQLTEYSALEYNLSNPFYIQPKRSQVTDRYKNREDLPELLLIDNFSFEGVVFHQSIVDQVGFPYSEYFISGDDVDYAERIRLCGYSIYLVRDAKIIRQLEFNQEEALCSWKGYYMYRNIFVIHFLYGQNILVRMKPYFLILGAFLMGEFKRNTNLSFSLISESKQVVKKIKKHCDG